The following coding sequences lie in one Pseudomonas svalbardensis genomic window:
- a CDS encoding type II toxin-antitoxin system HicA family toxin: MRSREMIRMIEEDGWYLVAVKGSHHQYKHPCKPGRVTIKHPDSDLPKGTINSILKQAGLK, translated from the coding sequence ATGCGAAGTCGGGAAATGATCAGGATGATCGAGGAGGATGGTTGGTATCTGGTGGCCGTGAAAGGCAGCCATCATCAGTACAAGCATCCGTGCAAGCCAGGGAGGGTGACGATAAAGCACCCGGACTCGGATCTTCCAAAAGGAACGATCAACAGCATATTGAAACAGGCGGGTCTGAAATGA
- the betT gene encoding choline transporter BetT, protein MNPPVFYFAAGFILLFGIVVIALPEQAGAWLLEAQNWAANTVGWYYMLAMTLYLVFVVVTALSGYGKIKLGADHDEPEFSYLSWAGMLFAAGISITLFFFCVSEPLTHLAQPPQGEAGTADAARQAMQILFLHWGLHGWGVFAFVGMALAYFAYRHNLPLALRSALYPLIGKRINGPIGYAVDGFGIIATVFGLGADMGFGVLHLNSGLDYLFGIAHTQWVQVGLITLMMGAAIIVAVSGVDKGVRVMSDINMLLACALLLFVLFAGPTQHLLNTLIQNIGDYLGALPMKSFDLYAYDKPSDWLGGWTVFYWAWWIAWSPFVGLFIARISRGRTIREFVFGVLLIPLGFTLAWMSIFGNSAIDQVLNHGMSALGMSAIDNPSMTLYLLLETYPWSKTVIAVTVFISFVFFVTSADSGTVVLSTLSAKGGNPDEDGPKWLRVFWGAMTALVTSALLFSGSIDALKSAVVLTSLPFSMILLLMMWGLHKAFYLESQKQIAQMHSLAPVSGSRRGGWRQRLTQAVHFPSRDEVYRFLDTTVRPAIEDVSAVFVEKGLNVVTQPDPANDNVSLEIGHGEEHPFIYQVQMRGYFTPSFARGGMGSKELNNRRYYRAEVHLSEGSQDYDLVGYTKEQIINDILDQYERHMQFLHLVR, encoded by the coding sequence ATGAATCCGCCGGTGTTCTACTTTGCCGCGGGTTTCATTCTGTTGTTCGGCATTGTGGTTATTGCCTTGCCTGAACAGGCCGGTGCCTGGCTGCTGGAAGCGCAAAACTGGGCGGCCAACACGGTCGGCTGGTATTACATGCTCGCGATGACCCTGTATCTGGTCTTCGTGGTGGTCACCGCCTTGTCTGGCTACGGCAAGATCAAGCTCGGTGCCGACCACGACGAACCCGAATTCAGTTACCTGTCCTGGGCCGGCATGCTGTTCGCTGCCGGGATCAGCATCACGCTGTTTTTCTTTTGCGTATCCGAACCGCTGACCCATTTGGCGCAACCTCCGCAAGGCGAAGCGGGCACGGCGGATGCGGCGCGTCAGGCGATGCAGATTCTGTTTCTGCACTGGGGCCTGCACGGCTGGGGCGTGTTCGCCTTTGTCGGCATGGCGCTGGCCTACTTCGCTTATCGGCATAACCTGCCGCTAGCCCTGCGTTCGGCGCTCTATCCGCTGATTGGCAAGCGCATCAATGGCCCGATCGGCTACGCAGTGGACGGCTTCGGCATCATCGCCACGGTGTTCGGCCTCGGCGCCGACATGGGCTTTGGCGTGTTGCACCTCAATTCGGGACTCGATTACCTGTTCGGCATCGCTCACACCCAGTGGGTTCAGGTCGGTCTGATCACGTTGATGATGGGTGCGGCGATCATCGTTGCAGTGTCCGGCGTCGATAAAGGCGTGCGGGTGATGTCCGACATCAACATGCTGCTGGCCTGCGCGCTACTGCTGTTCGTGTTGTTCGCCGGCCCCACTCAGCATTTGCTCAACACCTTGATCCAGAACATCGGCGATTACCTCGGCGCGTTGCCGATGAAGAGTTTCGACCTGTACGCTTACGACAAACCCAGTGACTGGCTGGGCGGTTGGACGGTCTTTTATTGGGCCTGGTGGATTGCATGGTCGCCGTTCGTGGGCCTGTTCATCGCGCGGATTTCCCGTGGCCGGACCATTCGCGAATTCGTCTTTGGCGTGCTGCTGATTCCGCTCGGCTTCACCCTCGCGTGGATGTCGATCTTCGGTAATAGCGCCATCGATCAAGTCCTCAACCACGGCATGAGCGCCCTCGGTATGTCGGCCATCGACAACCCGTCGATGACCCTCTACCTGCTGCTGGAAACCTACCCGTGGAGCAAAACCGTCATCGCGGTCACGGTGTTCATCAGCTTCGTGTTCTTCGTGACGTCTGCCGACTCGGGCACCGTGGTGCTGTCGACGCTGTCCGCCAAGGGCGGTAATCCCGATGAAGACGGGCCGAAATGGCTGCGAGTGTTCTGGGGCGCAATGACCGCGCTGGTGACCAGTGCGCTGCTGTTCTCCGGCAGCATTGATGCATTGAAGTCGGCGGTGGTACTGACCTCGTTGCCGTTCTCGATGATCTTGCTGCTGATGATGTGGGGGCTGCACAAAGCGTTCTACCTGGAGTCGCAGAAGCAGATCGCGCAGATGCATTCCCTGGCACCGGTATCCGGATCGAGACGTGGCGGCTGGCGTCAACGCTTGACTCAGGCCGTGCATTTCCCATCTCGCGATGAGGTTTACCGCTTCCTCGATACGACGGTGCGCCCGGCGATTGAAGACGTCTCGGCGGTGTTCGTCGAGAAGGGTTTGAACGTGGTCACTCAGCCGGACCCGGCCAACGACAACGTCAGCCTGGAAATCGGTCACGGCGAGGAGCATCCGTTTATCTATCAGGTGCAGATGCGTGGCTACTTCACGCCGTCCTTTGCCCGTGGCGGCATGGGTTCCAAGGAACTCAACAACCGTCGTTATTACCGGGCTGAAGTGCACTTGAGCGAGGGCAGTCAGGACTACGATCTGGTGGGTTACACCAAGGAGCAGATCATCAACGACATCCTTGATCAGTACGAGCGGCACATGCAGTTTTTGCATTTGGTGCGTTGA
- a CDS encoding type II toxin-antitoxin system HicB family antitoxin, protein MSPDTGYESPERATSQEGLSEMKFPVVLHKDADSEYGVIIPDVPGCFSAGGTVAQAFENVKEALSLHYEGLVADGDPLPQVHEIDAHLDNPDYAGGVWGVVEFDITPYFGKSVRFNATLPEQLLERIDQTVRRDQRYSSRSGFLAAAALRELSA, encoded by the coding sequence ATGAGCCCCGACACCGGATACGAAAGCCCCGAGCGGGCCACATCACAGGAAGGACTTAGCGAAATGAAATTCCCGGTCGTTCTGCACAAGGATGCCGACTCAGAATACGGAGTAATTATCCCGGACGTGCCGGGTTGTTTCTCCGCAGGCGGTACTGTGGCGCAGGCATTTGAAAACGTGAAGGAAGCGCTGTCGTTGCACTACGAAGGCTTGGTGGCCGATGGCGATCCACTGCCGCAGGTGCATGAGATCGACGCTCATCTTGATAACCCTGATTACGCCGGCGGCGTGTGGGGTGTGGTCGAATTCGATATCACGCCTTACTTCGGAAAGTCGGTGCGCTTCAATGCCACACTGCCTGAGCAGTTGCTTGAGCGTATTGATCAAACAGTCAGGCGGGATCAGCGGTACAGCTCAAGGTCTGGCTTTTTGGCTGCCGCTGCCCTGCGTGAGTTGTCGGCGTAA
- the mgrA gene encoding L-glyceraldehyde 3-phosphate reductase yields the protein MTYTAAENRYDSIPYRRVGRSGLVLPALSLGLWHNFGDSTPIDTQRSLLRTAFDLGINHFDLANNYGPPYGSAEINFGRLLREDFKQYRDELIISSKAGWDMWAGPYGQGGGSRKYVLASLDQSLQRLGLDYVDIFYSHRFDPDTPLEETASALATAVQQGKALYIGISSYSGVKTREMAALLKEWKVPLLIHQPAYNLLNRWVEKDLLDTTDELGTGVIAFTPLAQGLLTDKYLNGVPADARVNRPGGGSLQTSHLSEANIAHVRALNEIAKRRGQSLAQLALAWTLRDPRVTSALIGASRPEQIIENVGALKNLSFSAEELAEIDRFAQEGGVNLWEKPSTAE from the coding sequence ATGACCTACACCGCTGCCGAAAACCGCTACGACTCCATCCCTTACCGCCGCGTGGGTCGCAGCGGTCTGGTGCTGCCGGCGCTGTCCTTGGGCCTGTGGCACAACTTCGGCGACAGCACGCCGATCGATACCCAGCGTTCGTTGCTGCGTACCGCGTTCGATCTTGGTATCAACCATTTCGACCTGGCCAACAACTACGGCCCCCCGTATGGCAGCGCCGAGATCAATTTCGGTCGTTTGCTGCGTGAAGACTTCAAGCAGTATCGCGACGAGCTAATTATCTCGAGCAAGGCCGGTTGGGACATGTGGGCCGGCCCTTATGGTCAGGGCGGCGGTTCACGTAAATACGTGCTGGCCAGCCTCGACCAGAGCCTGCAGCGCCTGGGCCTGGACTACGTGGACATCTTCTATTCCCACCGCTTCGACCCGGACACGCCGCTGGAAGAAACCGCCAGCGCACTGGCCACCGCCGTGCAACAGGGCAAGGCGTTGTACATCGGTATCTCCTCGTACTCGGGCGTTAAAACCCGTGAAATGGCCGCGCTGCTGAAAGAGTGGAAAGTCCCGTTGCTGATTCACCAACCGGCTTACAACCTGCTCAATCGTTGGGTGGAAAAAGACCTGTTGGATACCACGGACGAACTCGGTACGGGCGTGATTGCGTTTACGCCATTGGCCCAGGGGTTGTTGACCGACAAGTACCTCAATGGTGTGCCGGCGGACGCGCGGGTCAATCGTCCGGGCGGTGGTTCGTTGCAGACATCGCACCTGTCCGAAGCCAACATCGCTCATGTGCGTGCGCTAAATGAGATCGCCAAGCGTCGCGGTCAGAGCCTGGCGCAGCTGGCACTGGCGTGGACGTTACGCGATCCGCGCGTGACGTCGGCGCTGATCGGTGCGAGCCGGCCGGAGCAGATTATCGAGAACGTCGGTGCGTTGAAGAATCTGAGCTTTAGTGCGGAGGAATTGGCGGAAATTGACCGGTTTGCCCAAGAGGGCGGGGTCAATCTTTGGGAGAAGCCTTCGACGGCTGAATGA
- the tauD gene encoding taurine dioxygenase produces the protein MSNLTIVPLSSALGAQISGVDISQPLNLEQRDAIEQALLKHQVLFFRDQPITPQQQARFAANFGDLHIHPIYPNVPEQPEVLILDTAVTDVRDNAIWHTDVTFLPTPALGAVLSAKLLPEFGGDTLWASGIAAYEALSAPMKNMLEGLTATHDFTRSFPLERYGNTPEALDQWEEARRKNPPLSHPVIRTHPVSGRRSLFVNEGFTSKINELSETESEVILKLLFAHATRPEFTIRWRWQKDDVAFWDNRVTQHYAVDDYRPARRVMQRATVLGDVPFFR, from the coding sequence ATGAGCAACCTGACAATCGTCCCCCTAAGCTCGGCCCTCGGCGCGCAAATCAGCGGCGTCGACATCAGCCAGCCGCTGAACCTGGAACAGCGTGACGCCATCGAGCAGGCGCTGCTCAAACATCAAGTGTTGTTCTTTCGCGATCAGCCGATCACACCGCAGCAGCAGGCACGTTTCGCCGCCAATTTCGGCGACCTGCACATTCACCCGATTTACCCGAATGTGCCGGAACAGCCCGAAGTGCTGATCCTCGACACCGCCGTCACCGACGTGCGCGACAACGCGATCTGGCACACCGACGTGACCTTCCTGCCGACTCCGGCCCTGGGCGCGGTGCTCAGCGCCAAGTTGTTACCGGAGTTTGGTGGCGACACGCTGTGGGCCAGCGGTATCGCGGCGTATGAAGCGCTTTCAGCGCCGATGAAAAACATGCTCGAAGGGCTGACGGCCACCCACGATTTCACTCGTTCGTTCCCGCTGGAGCGTTATGGCAACACGCCGGAAGCCTTGGACCAGTGGGAAGAAGCGCGCAGGAAAAACCCGCCGCTGTCACACCCGGTGATTCGCACTCATCCGGTGAGCGGACGCCGGTCGTTGTTCGTCAATGAAGGCTTCACCTCGAAGATCAATGAGCTGTCGGAAACCGAAAGCGAGGTGATTCTGAAGCTTCTGTTTGCCCACGCGACACGGCCGGAATTTACCATTCGCTGGCGTTGGCAGAAGGACGACGTAGCGTTTTGGGATAACCGCGTGACACAGCATTACGCCGTAGATGATTACCGGCCGGCTCGGCGGGTGATGCAGCGGGCGACGGTGTTGGGGGATGTGCCGTTTTTCCGGTAA
- the tauC gene encoding taurine ABC transporter permease TauC: MSSYEIPAVTVKPHSTVIPVRRSLSTRWISLLTLVALVVIWWAVTATGMIEPLFLPPPSAILQKGWLLVTTGYMDSTLWQHLSASLSRIGLGLGFAVLTAVPVGIAIGHNRIARGILDPLIEFYRPIPPLAYLPLIVIWCGIGELSKVLLIYLAIFAPIAIATATGVRTVDPAKLRAAQSLGATRAQLIRHVILPSALPDILTGVRIGLGVGWSTLVAAELIAATSGLGFMVQSAAQFLVTDVVVLGILVIALIAFSMEMGLRALQRKLVPWHGQAH, from the coding sequence ATGAGCAGCTATGAGATTCCGGCCGTCACGGTCAAACCGCACTCGACGGTGATTCCTGTTCGTCGCAGCCTCAGTACTCGCTGGATCAGTCTGCTGACACTCGTCGCACTCGTGGTTATCTGGTGGGCCGTCACCGCCACTGGAATGATCGAACCGCTGTTCCTGCCGCCACCCTCCGCCATACTGCAAAAAGGCTGGCTGCTGGTGACCACCGGCTACATGGATTCAACGTTGTGGCAGCACCTTAGCGCGAGTCTCAGCCGAATCGGCCTGGGCCTGGGCTTTGCGGTGCTGACCGCCGTTCCCGTTGGAATCGCCATCGGCCACAATCGCATCGCTCGCGGCATTCTCGATCCGCTGATCGAGTTCTACCGCCCTATTCCACCGCTGGCTTATCTGCCGCTGATCGTGATTTGGTGCGGCATCGGTGAGCTATCGAAAGTCTTGCTGATCTACCTCGCGATTTTCGCCCCGATCGCCATCGCTACCGCGACCGGCGTGCGTACCGTCGACCCGGCCAAACTGCGCGCGGCACAGTCGTTGGGCGCGACCCGGGCGCAGTTGATTCGCCATGTGATTCTGCCGAGTGCGCTGCCGGATATTTTGACCGGTGTGCGCATCGGTCTGGGTGTAGGTTGGTCGACATTGGTCGCCGCCGAATTGATCGCCGCCACCAGTGGTTTGGGTTTCATGGTGCAGTCGGCCGCGCAGTTCCTGGTCACCGATGTGGTGGTGCTGGGAATTCTGGTGATCGCGCTGATCGCCTTCTCCATGGAAATGGGCTTGCGCGCCCTGCAACGCAAACTGGTGCCGTGGCATGGCCAGGCTCACTAA